A region from the Acanthopagrus latus isolate v.2019 chromosome 8, fAcaLat1.1, whole genome shotgun sequence genome encodes:
- the hsp90b1 gene encoding endoplasmin yields MKRVWAIGLLFALLAFAAVRAEDEVDVDGTVEEDLGKSRDGSRTDDEVVQREEEAIQLEGLNAAQIKEIREKSEKHAFQAEVNRMMKLIINSLYKNKEIFLRELISNASDALDKIRLLSLTNENAMAANEELTIKIKSDKEKNMLHITDTGVGMTKEELVKNLGTIAKSGTSEFLNKMTEMQTEGQSTSELIGQFGVGFYSAFLVADKVIVTSKHNNGTQHIWESDSNQFSVIEDPRGDTLGRGTTITLVLKEEASDYLELETIKNLVKKYSQFINFPIYVWASKTETVEEPIDEDAEATEEPEKETDEEEAEVEEEEDDKEKDKPKTKKVEKTVWDWELMNDIKPIWQRPAKEVEEDEYTAFYKTFSKDSDDPLAHIHFMAEGEVTFKSILFVPTSAPRGLFDEYGSKKNDYIKLFVRRVFITDDFNDMMPKYLNFIKGVVDSDDLPLNVSRETLQQHKLLKVIRKKLVRKTLDMIKKIAEEQYNDKFWKEFGTNIKLGVIEDHSNRTRLAKLLRFQTSNSDTVLASLEQYVERMKEKQDKIYFMAGTSRKEAESSPFVERLLKKGYEVIYLTEPVDEYCIQALPEFDGKRFQNVAKEGVKFDESDKAKENREALEKEYEPLTTWLKDKALKDKIEKAVLSQRLTKSPCALVASQYGWSGNMERIMKAQAYQTGKDISTNYYASQKKTLEINPKHPLIKQMLKKITDDAEDQTASDLAVVLFETATLRSGYQLADTKAYGDRIERMLRLSMNVGLDEQIEEEPEEELEEPAEDDSEDKEDDSEDKDEIVDEEDDDESTKTDKDEL; encoded by the exons ATGAAACGAGTGTGGGCGATAGGTCTTCTTTTTGCACTACTAGCCTTTG CCGCTGTAAGGGCAGAGGATGAAGTTGACGTCGATGGGACAGTAGAAGAGGACCTTGGTAAAAGCAGAGATGGCTCCAGAACAGATGATGAGGTGGTGCAGAG AGAGGAAGAGGCAATCCAGCTGGAAGGGTTGAATGCAGCTCAGATCAAGGaaatcagagaaaaatctgaaaaacatgcatttcagGCTGAAGTCAACCGTATGATGAAGCTGATTATCAACTCTCTGTACAAGAACAAGGAG ATCTTCCTCAGGGAGCTGATTTCCAATGCTTCAGATGCTTTGGATAAGATCCGCCTGTTGTCTCTGACCAATGAGAATGCAATGGCCGCCAATGAAGAGCTGaccatcaaaataaaa TCCGACAAGGAGAAGAACATGCTCCACATCACTGACACTGGTGTTGGAATGACCAAAGAGGAGCTGGTGAAGAACTTGGGCACTATCGCTAAATCGGGTACCAGCGAGTTCCTCAACAAGATGACAGAGATGCAGACCGAGGGCCAGTCGACATCAGAGCTGATTGGCCAGTTCGGTGTGGGTTTCTACTCTGCTTTCCTCGTTGCCGACAAAGTCATTGTGACATCCAAACACAACAATGGCACTCAGCACATCTGGGAGTCTGACTCGAATCAGTTCTCTGTCATCGAGGACCCCCGTGGAGACACACTGGGCAGAGGAACCACCATCAC TCTGGTCCTAAAAGAGGAGGCCTCAGACTACCTGGAGCTGGAGACCATCAAGAACCTTGTCAAGAAATACTCGCAGTTCATCAACTTCCCGATCTACGTTTGGGCCAGCAAG ACTGAGACAGTTGAAGAGCCTATCGATGAAGATGCTGAGGCAACAGAGGAACCAGAGAAAGAGACTGACGAAGAGGAGGCTgaggtagaggaagaggaggatgacaaGGAAAAGGACAAGCCAAAGACGAAGAAG gTTGAGAAGACTGTGTGGGATTGGGAACTGATGAATGATATCAAGCCCATCTGGCAGCGACCAGCTAAGGAGGTTGAGGAGGATGAGTACACAGCTTTCTACAAGACCTTCTCTAAG GACAGTGATGACCCATTGGCCCACATCCACTTCATGGCTGAGGGTGAGGTTACCTTCAAGTCCATCCTGTTTGTTCCCACTTCAGCTCCTCGTGGCCTCTTTGACGAGTATGGCTCCAAGAAGAATGACTACATCAAG CTCTTTGTAAGGAGAGTTTTCATCACAGACGACTTCAATGACATGATGCCGAAGTATCTGAACTTCATCAAGGGAGTG GTTGACTCTGATGACCTTCCCCTGAATGTGTCCAGagagactctgcagcagcacaaactgctCAAG GTTATCCGCAAGAAGCTGGTGCGCAAGACTTTGGACATGATCAAAAAGATTGCAGAGGAACAGTACAACGATAAATTCTGGAAGGAGTTCGGAACCAACATCAAGCTTGGTGTCATTGAGGATCACTCCAACAGGACCCGTCTGGCCAAGCTGCTTCGCTTCCAGACCTCCAATAGCGACACAGTATTGGCCAGCCTGGAGCAGTATGTGGAGCGCATGAAGGAGAAACAGGACAAGATTTACTTCATGGCTGGTACCAGCAGGAAGGAG GCTGAGTCTTCTCCTTTCGTGGAGAGGCTGCTTAAGAAGGGCTATGAAGTGATCTACCTGACAGAGCCCGTGGACGAGTACTGCATCCAGGCTCTGCCTGAGTTTGACGGGAAACGCTTCCAGAACGTGGCAAAGGAGGGTGTCAAATTTGATGAGAGCGACAAGGCaaaggagaacagagaggctCTGGAGAAGGAGTACGAACCCCTCACCACTTGGCTGAAGGACAAGGCCCTGAAGGACAAG ATTGAGAAGGCCGTCCTCTCTCAGAGGCTCACCAAGTCACCCTGTGCTTTGGTTGCCAGTCAGTATGGCTGGTCAGGAAACATGGAGAGGATCATGAAGGCACAGGCTTACCAGACAGGAAAAGACATTTCCACAAA tTACTACGCCAGCCAGAAGAAAACATTAGAAATCAACCCCAAACATCCTCTGATCAAACAGATGCTTAAGAAAATCACT GATGATGCTGAAGACCAGACTGCATCAGATCTGGCTGTGGTTCTGTTTGAGACGGCCACACTGCGCTCAGGCTACCAACTGGCTGACACGAAGGCTTACGGAGACAGGATAGAGCGCATGCTCCGACTCAGCATGAACGTGGGCCTGGACGAACAG ATTGAAGAGGAGCCcgaagaggagctggaggagcctGCAGAGGACGATTCTGAAGATAAAGAGGACGACTCTGAAGACAAAGATGAAATTGTAGATGAGGAAGACGATGATGAATCG acaaaaacagacaaagatgaACTGTAA
- the nt5dc3 gene encoding 5'-nucleotidase domain-containing protein 3 isoform X1 produces MAPLSLPLSSLLRHRDCLQKANVFSNVLRGLQHRSVRSRVWKRNFGAVAHGVGQLLSNQPRAQNYAASVCSSSSDGQDMTERLWSVYRETKRQTEDLIPVISTNSVDPDTIFSNNEMSLRDIEIYGFDYDYTLAFYSRHLHTLIFNIARDILITNHRYPEGLREYEYIPNFAVRGLHYDVQKALLMKIDAFHYIQLGTVYRGLHSVPDEEVTAMYQGSHVPLEIMSDFYGKSSHGHTMKQFMDIFSLPEMTLLSCVNDFFMRHNIDYEPVHLYKDVKEAIRDVHVKGIMYRAVEADIGKYICYGEQSHAVLKKLSEHGKKMFLITNSPFDFVDRGMNYIVGKDWRDLFDVVIVQADKPGFFNDRRKPFRRVTDKGALLWDRIHRLEKGKIYKQGNLYEFLRLTGWRGSKVLYFGDHIYSDLADLTLKHGWRTGAIIPELRKEIKIMNTEQYMHMMAWLQALTGLIEQMQVHRDPASQAVVDEWIREREAMRTQTKDIFNSQFGSLFRTYHNPTYFSRRLSRFADIYMASISCLLNYDFQHTFFPRRTPLQHESPFWPEQGPAGIRT; encoded by the exons ATGGCGCCATTGTCTCTACCCCTGTCGTCCCTTCTGAGGCACAGGGACTGTCTGCAAAAGGCGAACGTCTTCTCCAACGTGTTACGCGGTTTACAGCACCGCTCGGTCAGGTCTCGCGTCTGGAAGCGGAATTTCGGCGCGGTGGCACATGGAGTCGGTCAACTGCTGTCAAACCAGCCCAGAGCCCAAAACTACGCCGCATCTGTTTGTAGCAGCTCCTCAGACGGTCAGGACATGACAGAGAGGCTGTGGTCCGTATACAGAGAGActaaaagacagacagaag ATTTGATCCCAGTCATTTCCACCAACTCAGTTGACCCCGACACAATTTTTTCCAACAATGAGATGAGCCTGCGAGACATCGAGATCTACGGCTTTGACTATGACTACACTCTGGCATTCTACTCCAGACACCTCCACACCCTCATCTTCAACATTGCACGGGACATCCTCATCACTAATCACAGG TATCCAGAGGGCCTGCGAGAGTACGAATATATTCCTAATTTTGCAGTAAGAGGACTTCACTATGATGTTCAGAAG GCACTGCTGATGAAGATAGATGCATTTCACTACATCCAGTTGGGAACTGTCTACAG AGGTCTTCATTCAGTTCCTGATGAGGAGGTAACCGCCATGTACCAAGGCAGTCACGTACCTCTAGAGATCATGAGCGACTTCTATGGCAAG AGTTCCCATGGCCACACCATGAAACAGTTCATGGACATATTCTCCCTGCCTGAGATGACCCTCCTGTCCTGTGTCAATGACTTCTTCATGAGGCACAACATCGACTATGAGCCGGTCCATCTCTACAAAGACGTAAAG GAAGCCATTAGAGACGTTCACGTCAAGGGCATTATGTACCGAGCCGTGGAGGCAGACATTG GGAAATACATTTGCTATGGTGAGCAGAGCCACGCTGTGCTGAAGAAGCTGTCAGAGCATGGAAAAAAGATGTTCCTCATTACCAACAGCCCATTTGACTTTGT GGACCGAGGAATGAACTACATCGTAGGGAAGGACTGGAGGGACCTGTTTGATGTTGTGATCGTTCAGGCCGACAAACCTGGTTTCTTCAACGACAGGAGAAA ACCATTTAGGCGAGTGACAGACAAAGGTGCGTTACTGTGGGACAGGATTCACAGGTTGGAAAAGGGGAAGATCTACAAACAG GGAAACCTTTATGAGTTCCTGAGACTCACCGGCTGGAGAGGTTCCAAAGTGCTCTACTTCGGCGATCACATCTACAGTGACTTGGCA GATCTGACGCTGAAACACGGCTGGAGGACGGGCGCCATCATTCCCGAGCTGAGGAAGGAGATCAAGATCATGAACACGGAGCAGTACATGCACATGATGGCCTGGTTACAGGCACTGACTGGGCTTATCGAACAGATGCAG GTCCACAGGGATCCAGCGTCTCAAGCTGTCGTCGATGAGTGGATCAGAGAAAGAGAAGCTATGAG GACGCAGACAAAGGACATCTTCAACAGCCAGTTTGGGAGTCTCTTCCGGACGTACCACAACCCCACCTACTTCTCACGCAGGCTCTCGCGCTTCGCTGACATCTACATGGCCTCCATCAGCTGCCTGCTCAACTACGACTTCCAGCACACCTTTTTCCCGCGCCGCACTCCCCTGCAGCACGAGTCCCCCTTCTGGCCCGAACAAGGTCCTGCTGGCATCAGGACGTAA
- the nt5dc3 gene encoding 5'-nucleotidase domain-containing protein 3 isoform X2: MTDVCNRSMHHIISTASQQPLKRSAQPAHLIPVISTNSVDPDTIFSNNEMSLRDIEIYGFDYDYTLAFYSRHLHTLIFNIARDILITNHRYPEGLREYEYIPNFAVRGLHYDVQKALLMKIDAFHYIQLGTVYRGLHSVPDEEVTAMYQGSHVPLEIMSDFYGKSSHGHTMKQFMDIFSLPEMTLLSCVNDFFMRHNIDYEPVHLYKDVKEAIRDVHVKGIMYRAVEADIGKYICYGEQSHAVLKKLSEHGKKMFLITNSPFDFVDRGMNYIVGKDWRDLFDVVIVQADKPGFFNDRRKPFRRVTDKGALLWDRIHRLEKGKIYKQGNLYEFLRLTGWRGSKVLYFGDHIYSDLADLTLKHGWRTGAIIPELRKEIKIMNTEQYMHMMAWLQALTGLIEQMQVHRDPASQAVVDEWIREREAMRTQTKDIFNSQFGSLFRTYHNPTYFSRRLSRFADIYMASISCLLNYDFQHTFFPRRTPLQHESPFWPEQGPAGIRT, encoded by the exons ATGACTGATGTTTGCAACAGATCGATGCACCATATCATCTCCACAGCCTCACAGCAGCCTCTCAAGCGATCAGCTCAGCCTGCAC ATTTGATCCCAGTCATTTCCACCAACTCAGTTGACCCCGACACAATTTTTTCCAACAATGAGATGAGCCTGCGAGACATCGAGATCTACGGCTTTGACTATGACTACACTCTGGCATTCTACTCCAGACACCTCCACACCCTCATCTTCAACATTGCACGGGACATCCTCATCACTAATCACAGG TATCCAGAGGGCCTGCGAGAGTACGAATATATTCCTAATTTTGCAGTAAGAGGACTTCACTATGATGTTCAGAAG GCACTGCTGATGAAGATAGATGCATTTCACTACATCCAGTTGGGAACTGTCTACAG AGGTCTTCATTCAGTTCCTGATGAGGAGGTAACCGCCATGTACCAAGGCAGTCACGTACCTCTAGAGATCATGAGCGACTTCTATGGCAAG AGTTCCCATGGCCACACCATGAAACAGTTCATGGACATATTCTCCCTGCCTGAGATGACCCTCCTGTCCTGTGTCAATGACTTCTTCATGAGGCACAACATCGACTATGAGCCGGTCCATCTCTACAAAGACGTAAAG GAAGCCATTAGAGACGTTCACGTCAAGGGCATTATGTACCGAGCCGTGGAGGCAGACATTG GGAAATACATTTGCTATGGTGAGCAGAGCCACGCTGTGCTGAAGAAGCTGTCAGAGCATGGAAAAAAGATGTTCCTCATTACCAACAGCCCATTTGACTTTGT GGACCGAGGAATGAACTACATCGTAGGGAAGGACTGGAGGGACCTGTTTGATGTTGTGATCGTTCAGGCCGACAAACCTGGTTTCTTCAACGACAGGAGAAA ACCATTTAGGCGAGTGACAGACAAAGGTGCGTTACTGTGGGACAGGATTCACAGGTTGGAAAAGGGGAAGATCTACAAACAG GGAAACCTTTATGAGTTCCTGAGACTCACCGGCTGGAGAGGTTCCAAAGTGCTCTACTTCGGCGATCACATCTACAGTGACTTGGCA GATCTGACGCTGAAACACGGCTGGAGGACGGGCGCCATCATTCCCGAGCTGAGGAAGGAGATCAAGATCATGAACACGGAGCAGTACATGCACATGATGGCCTGGTTACAGGCACTGACTGGGCTTATCGAACAGATGCAG GTCCACAGGGATCCAGCGTCTCAAGCTGTCGTCGATGAGTGGATCAGAGAAAGAGAAGCTATGAG GACGCAGACAAAGGACATCTTCAACAGCCAGTTTGGGAGTCTCTTCCGGACGTACCACAACCCCACCTACTTCTCACGCAGGCTCTCGCGCTTCGCTGACATCTACATGGCCTCCATCAGCTGCCTGCTCAACTACGACTTCCAGCACACCTTTTTCCCGCGCCGCACTCCCCTGCAGCACGAGTCCCCCTTCTGGCCCGAACAAGGTCCTGCTGGCATCAGGACGTAA
- the parietopsin gene encoding parietopsin yields MDSNSTPWSSSYPPSIHAEALVTAAPTIFPRVGYSIISFLMFINTLLTVFNNGLVITVMLRNPSLLQPMNIFILSLAVSDLMIGLCGSLVVTITNYQGSFFIGHAACVFQGFAVNYFGLVSLCTLTLLSYERYNVVCKPKAGLKLSMRRSAIGLLFVWIFCLFWAVTPLFGWSSYGPEGVQTSCSLAWEERSWSNYSYLILYTLLCFIFPVTVIIYCYSKVLKSMNKLNRSVELQGGRSSQKENEHAISMVLAMIIAFFVCWLPYTTLSVVVVADPELYIPPLLATMPMYFAKTSPVYNPIIYFLSNKQFRDAALEVLSCGRYIPHGPTSVSINMRPLNRGTRLTSLSKSVNTHSKVLPL; encoded by the exons ATGGACAGCAACAGCACGCCGTGGAGCTCCAGCTACCCTCCGTCCATCCACGCCGAGGCCCTAGTGACTGCGGCGCCCACCATCTTCCCCCGGGTGGGCTACAGCATCATCTCCTTCCTCATGTTCATCAACACGCTGCTGACGGTCTTCAACAACGGCCTCGTCATAACCGTGATGCTGAGGAACCCGTCCCTCCTCCAGCCCATGAACATTTTCATCCTCAGCCTCGCCGTGTCTGACCTCATGATCGGCCTCTGCGGCTCCCTGGTCGTCACCATCACCAACTACCAGGGCTCCTTCTTCATTGGACACGCGGCCTGCGTGTTCCAGGGCTTTGCGGTCAATTATTTTG GTCTTGTCTCCCTCTGCACCCTGACCTTGCTGTCCTACGAGCGGTACAACGTGGTGTGCAAGCCCAAAGCCGGTCTGAAATTAAGCATGCGCAGAAGCGCCATCGGGCTGCTGTTCGTCTGGATCTTCTGCCTGTTCTGGGCGGTGACCCCGCTGTTTGGCTGGAGCTCCTACGGGCCAGAGGGAGTCCAGAcctcctgctctctggcctGGGAGGAGAGATCCTGGAGCAACTACAGCTACCTCATCCTCTACACACTCCTCTGCTTCATTTTCCCTGTTACAGTCATCATCTACTGCTACTCCAAAGTGCTCAAATCCATGAATAAG CTGAACAGGAGTGTGGAGCTCCAGGGTGGGCGTTCCAGCCAGAAGGAGAATGAGCACGCCATCAGCATGGTCCTGGCAATGATCAtagctttttttgtgtgctggCTGCCCTACACGACATTGTCAGTAGTGGTGGTCGCGGATCCAGAGCTCTACATCCCTCCGCTGCTCGCCACCATGCCCATGTACTTTGCCAAGACCAGCCCTGTCTATAATCCCATCATCTACTTCCTTTCCAACAAGCAG TTCCGTGACGCCGCCCTGGAGGTGCTGTCGTGCGGCCGCTACATCCCCCACGGGCCCACCTCCGTCAGCATCAACATGCGCCCCTTGAACAGGGGGACCCGTCTGACTTCCTTGAGCAAGAGCGTCAACACGCACAGCAAGGTGCTGCCTCTGTGA
- the LOC119024172 gene encoding dopamine D2-like receptor, protein MVGEFAPARDSGNNTFWKEYTDVAFVMANSLILVITSVVGIAANIFVILAVYHQKSLQTWNNALVVNLAVIDILRCLIDCPILLTIVMTVYQRRPVDELICDTQVASFSFSCCIQLLTLACISAERYQAIAQPFKTSQRRIRVMVLIPVTWTTAFVVAVFCLMFVKDSPVHVKCKGLQRETTASYDTFGLYMLFPLWAACFGAIIGFYARIFAHVRSHNRKIFDKGILPSSKKDKTEDELKTEKNAAVESGHEKPKQDQTLSRSAAEVEEVTKAEPDSSKKDSTAALLTSTKAPQCVSLGSENKTELKSTVEITDLETEQPCPAAMQAAVQTEEKPLKTEPPNPCAKKVESKLSNGDAVACVRSSSTEPQKVSCNFDTEKQSKVRVKIDKAPSEMKESGPHENPESTSVLLIEPKPPKTNNGGGALPVDTVAQVSSLPAASSNVPEADAAKDIGQVEGAVCMMPSKASRERASKKKESRMAKRAGYIIVSFLLFWLPLITTILANFVVHKSKNTQIAIIWDVEILSVSIACITSLSDPIIYAAVNPQFRTEFYRLKSRVESIFNKK, encoded by the exons ATGGTTGGCGAGTTTGCACCTGCACGGGACTCTGGGAACAACACCTTTTGGAAGGAATACACCGACGTCGCCTTTGTGATGGCAAACAGCTTGATCCTGGTGATCACTTCTGTCGTGGGGATTGCAGCGAATATTTTCGTGATACTGGCAGTTTATCACCAAAAGTCACTGCAAACGTGGAATAACGCGCTGGTGGTGAATCTGGCAGTTATAGACATACTGAGATGTTTGATTGACTGCCCCATTCTGCTGACCATCGTCATGACTGTGTACCAAAGGAGACCTGTGGACGAGTTGATCTGTGACACACAAGTggcctctttctctttcagctgctgcatACAGCTCCTGACGCTGGCCTGTATAAGCGCTGAGAGATACCAGGCCATCGCACAGCCCTTCAAAACCAGCCAAAGGCGAATACGGGTGATGGTGCTGATTCCTGTTACGTGGACTACGGCTTTCGTGGTGGctgttttttgtctgatgttTGTGAAGGACTCGCCTGTGCATGTGAAATGCAAAGGATTACAGAGAGAAACGACAGCCTCTTATGACACCTTCGGACTTTACATGTTGTTCCCACTCTGGGCAGCTTGCTTCGGCGCCATCATTGGATTTTACGCTCGCATATTTGCGCACGTCCGATCCCATAACCGCAAAATATTTGACAAAGGCATTCTCCCGTCTTCgaaaaaggacaaaacagaagacgagctgaagacagaaaaaaacgcAGCAGTAGAGAGTGGACATGAAAAACCCAAGCAAGACCAGACCTTGAGCAGAAGTGCTGCTGAAGTGGAAGAAGTGACGAAAGCTGAACCTGACTCATCCAAGAAAGATtcaacagctgctctgctgaccTCAACAAAAGCGCCGCAATGTGTCTCCCTCGGTtcagagaataaaacagaattaaaaagtACTGTGGAGATAACTGACTTGGAAACAGAACAACCCTGCCCTGCTGCAATGCAGGCTGCAGTGCAGACCGAGGAGAAGCCTTTGAAAACAGAGCCGCCCAATCCCTGTGCCAAGAAAGTTGAATCCAAACTATCAAATGGAGATGCTGTCGCTTGTGTTAGGAGCTCAagcacagagccacagaagGTGTCGTGCAATTTCGACACAGAAAAGCAGTCCAAAGTGCGAGTGAAAATCGACAAAGCACCCTCTGAAATGAAAGAGAGCGGCCCTCATGAAAACCCTGAGTCCACTTCTGTTTTACTGATTGAGCCAAAACCCCCTAAGACCAACAACGGAGGGGGAGCGCTGCCAGTTGATACAGTGGCTCAAGTGTCTTCATTACCTGCGGCCTCGAGTAATGTCCCCGAAGCAGATGCTGCGAAAGACATCGGGCAGGTTGAAGGCGCCGTGTGCATGATGCCTTCAAAAGCAAgtagagagagagcgagcaagaagaaggagagcagAATGGCAAAGCGTGCCGGCTACATAATTGTGTCTTTCCTCTTGTTCTGGCTGCCACTGATCACGACCATCCTGGCGAATTTCGTCGtgcacaaaagcaaaaacacacag ATAGCAATCATTTGGGACGTGGAGATTCTGTCGGTGTCTATCGCCTGCATCACGTCACTGAGCGACCCAATAATATACGCCGCGGTGAACCCTCAGTTTCGGACAGAGTTCTACAGGCTTAAAAGCAGGGTTGAATCCATATTTAATAAGAAGTGA